In Eubalaena glacialis isolate mEubGla1 chromosome 3, mEubGla1.1.hap2.+ XY, whole genome shotgun sequence, the following are encoded in one genomic region:
- the LOC133087185 gene encoding probable ATP-dependent RNA helicase DDX5: MSGYSSDRDRGRDRGFGAPRFGGSRAGPLSGKKFGNPGEKLVKKKWNLDELPKFEKNFYQEHPDLARRTAQEVETYRRSKEITVRGHNCPKPVLNFYEANFPANVMDVIARQNFTEPTAIQAQGWPVALSGLDMVGVAQTGSGKTLSYLLPAIVHINHQPFLERGDGPICLVLAPTRELAQQVQQVAAEYCRACRLKSTCIYGGAPKGPQIRDLERGVEICIATPGRLIDFLECGKTNLRRTTYLVLDEADRMLDMGFEPQIRKIVDQIRPDRQTLMWSATWPKEVRQLAEDFLKDYIHINIGALELSANHNILQIVDVCHDVEKDEKLIRLMEEIMSEKENKTIVFVETKRRCDELTRKMRRDGWPAMGIHGDKSQQERDWVLNEFKHGKAPILIATDVASRGLDVEDVKFVINYDYPNSSEDYIHRIGRTARSTKTGTAYTFFTPNNIKQVSDLISVLREANQAINPKLLQLVEDRGSGRSRGRGGMKDDRRDRYSAGKRGGFNTFRDRENYDRGYSSLLKRDFGAKTQNGVYSAANYTNGSFGSNFVSAGIQTSFRTGNPTGTYQNGYDSTQQYGSNVPNMHNGMNQQAYAYPATAAAPMIGYPMPTGYSQ; the protein is encoded by the coding sequence ATGTCGGGTTATTCGAGTGACCGAGACCGCGGCCGGGATCGAGGGTTTGGTGCCCCTCGATTTGGAGGAAGTAGGGCAGGGCCCTTATCTGGAAAGAAGTTTGGAAACCCTGGGGAGAAACTGGTTAAAAAGAAGTGGAATCTTGATGAGCTGCCCAAATTTGAGAAGAATTTTTATCAGGAACACCCTGATTTGGCTAGGCGTACAGCACAAGAGGTAGAGACATACAGAAGAAGCAAGGAAATTACAGTCAGAGGTCACAACTGTCCAAAGCCAGTCCTGAATTTTTATGAAGCGAACTTCCCTGCAAACGTCATGGATGTGATTGCAAGGCAGAACTTTACTGAACCCACAGCTATTCAAGCTCAGGGATGGCCAGTAGCTCTAAGTGGATTGGATATGGTTGGGGTAGCACAAACTGGATCTGGGAAGACATTGTCTTATTTGCTGCCTGCCATTGTCCACATCAATCATCAGCCATTTCTAGAGAGAGGTGATGGGCCTATTTGCTTGGTGCTGGCACCAACTCGGGAACTGGCCCAACAGGTACAGCAAGTAGCTGCTGAATACTGTAGAGCATGTCGCTTGAAGTCCACTTGTATTTATGGTGGTGCTCCCAAGGGACCACAGATACGTGATTTGGAGAGAGGTGTGGAAATCTGTATTGCAACACCTGGAAGACTGATTGACTTCTTAGAATGTGGGAAAACCAATCTAAGAAGAACCACCTACCTTGTCCTTGATGAAGCAGATAGAATGCTTGATATGGGATTCGAACCCCAAATAAGGAAGATTGTGGATCAGATAAGACCTGATAGGCAAACCCTAATGTGGAGTGCTACTTGGCCAAAAGAAGTAAGACAGCTTGCTGAAGATTTCTTGAAAGACTATATTCATATAAACATTGGTGCACTAGAACTGAGTGCAAATCACAACATTCTGCAGATTGTGGATGTGTGTCATGACGTAGAAAAGGATGAAAAGCTTATTCGTTTAATGGAAGAGATCATGAGTGAGAAGGAGAATAAAACCATTGTTTTCGTTGAAACCAAAAGAAGATGTGATGAACTCACTAGAAAAATGAGGAGAGATGGGTGGCCTGCCATGGGTATCCATGGTGACAAGAGTCAACAGGAGCGTGACTGGGTTCTAAATGAATTCAAACATGGAAAGGCTCCTATTCTGATTGCTACAGATGTGGCCTCCAGAGGGCTAGATGTGGAAGATGTGAAATTTGTCATCAATTATGACTACCCTAACTCCTCAGAGGATTATATTCATCGAATTGGAAGAACTGCTCGCAGTACCAAAACAGGCACAGCATACACTTTCTTTACACCTAATAACATAAAGCAAGTGAGCGACCTTATCTCTGTGCTTCGTGAAGCTAATCAAGCAATTAATCCCAAATTGCTTCAGTTGGTCGAAGACAGAGGTTCAGGTCGTTCCAGGGGTAGAGGAGGCATGAAGGATGACCGTCGGgacagatactctgcaggcaaaAGGGGTGGATTTAATACATTTAGAGACAGGGAAAATTATGACCGAGGTTACTCTAGTCTGCTTAAGAGAGATTTTGGGGCAAAAACTCAAAATGGTGTTTACAGTGCTGCAAATTACACCAATGGGAGCTTTGGAAGTAATTTTGTGTCTGCTGGTATACAGACCAGTTTTAGGACTGGTAATCCAACAGGGACTTACCAGAATGGTTATGACAGCACTCAGCAATATGGAAGTAATGTTCCAAATATGCACAATGGTATGAACCAACAGGCATATGCATATCCTGCTACTGCAGCTGCGCCTATGATTGGTTATCCAATGCCAACAGGATATTCTCAATAA